The Thermogemmata fonticola genome includes a region encoding these proteins:
- a CDS encoding ribonuclease H-like domain-containing protein codes for MIGPSAEAAETTAGEEGGSRTAYLVLDTESIPDGQLLAEVRYPGENLDPHEAILRAQQEAREQGKSDFLPVSFHLPVAVCIARVAQDFSLQSLTQLDAPLFRPREITRQFWRGYQRLRDPQSGVPPYQMPRLVTFNGLGFDIPLLELAAFRFGFSLAQHLLDRDRYRTSIFDLLDWLTNRRAYPLAGGLHLLARLLGLPGKMDITGDQVYQLYTQGRLQDINDYCLCDTLDTYFIFLRTRVLTGEITPEQERLLHLQASQFLQAQASQFPVLEKYLHAWNPPAFAPQLLPTASF; via the coding sequence ATGATCGGACCTTCAGCGGAAGCGGCGGAAACCACGGCCGGGGAGGAGGGCGGCAGCCGAACGGCTTATCTCGTGCTCGACACCGAGAGCATTCCCGACGGTCAGCTTCTGGCCGAGGTCCGCTATCCCGGCGAAAACCTGGACCCCCACGAGGCCATCCTCCGGGCACAGCAGGAGGCCCGCGAGCAGGGCAAGTCCGATTTCCTCCCGGTGTCGTTCCATCTGCCCGTGGCGGTGTGCATCGCCCGCGTCGCCCAGGACTTCTCCCTGCAATCCTTGACGCAACTGGACGCCCCCCTCTTCCGCCCCCGCGAGATCACCCGCCAATTCTGGCGCGGCTACCAGCGCTTGCGCGACCCGCAAAGCGGCGTGCCGCCCTATCAGATGCCCCGCCTCGTCACCTTCAACGGCCTGGGATTTGACATTCCGCTTCTGGAGTTGGCCGCCTTCCGCTTCGGCTTCTCCCTGGCCCAGCACCTGCTCGACCGCGACCGCTACCGCACCTCCATCTTCGACCTGCTCGACTGGCTCACCAACCGCCGCGCCTATCCCCTCGCCGGAGGGCTGCACCTGCTCGCCCGCCTCCTCGGCCTGCCCGGCAAAATGGACATCACCGGCGACCAGGTCTACCAGCTCTACACCCAAGGGCGGCTCCAGGACATCAACGACTACTGCCTCTGCGACACCCTGGATACCTACTTCATCTTCCTGCGCACCCGCGTGCTGACCGGCGAGATCACCCCGGAGCAGGAACGCCTCCTCCATCTCCAGGCCAGTCAGTTCCTCCAGGCGCAGGCCTCCCAGTTCCCCGTGCTGGAAAAATACCTCCACGCCTGGAACCCGCCGGCGTTCGCCCCCCAGCTCCTGCCCACCGCCTCGTTCTGA
- a CDS encoding tetratricopeptide repeat protein, with translation ADFTAAIHSDGENAEAFYRRGLAYWRQGQQDLAISDFRAARRLNPHVGLYPLGRALEGMTEEERERILTEATETLQRHPDNAAAYYRRGLVRFSQGDYGGAIEDLTAAIERNPRYTEAYYARGRAYLLTKEWDRAIADFTVLIGDYDDFTLPTLHVPGGAEFYYLRGFARCQKGEMEGAMADLNQALELHPGYAEAYEARGTVRQARGQEAEAQADFRMARRLEADETQH, from the coding sequence TGCGGATTTCACCGCAGCGATCCACAGCGATGGGGAGAACGCCGAAGCCTTCTATCGCCGCGGTCTGGCCTATTGGCGGCAAGGGCAGCAGGACCTGGCGATTTCGGACTTCCGGGCTGCTCGGAGGTTGAACCCTCACGTCGGGCTGTATCCGCTAGGCCGTGCTCTGGAGGGAATGACCGAGGAGGAACGGGAACGCATCTTGACGGAGGCGACGGAGACCCTTCAGCGTCATCCCGATAATGCGGCAGCGTATTACCGGCGCGGCCTGGTACGGTTTTCTCAGGGAGACTACGGCGGTGCGATCGAGGACCTCACCGCAGCGATTGAGCGGAACCCGCGGTATACCGAGGCGTACTACGCTCGCGGCCGAGCTTATTTGCTGACCAAGGAGTGGGACCGCGCGATTGCCGACTTCACCGTCCTGATCGGGGACTATGACGATTTTACGCTCCCAACGCTGCATGTTCCCGGCGGGGCGGAGTTCTATTACCTTCGAGGATTCGCCCGGTGTCAGAAAGGCGAGATGGAAGGGGCGATGGCGGATTTGAACCAGGCGCTGGAGCTGCATCCGGGGTATGCCGAGGCGTATGAGGCCCGCGGCACGGTGCGGCAAGCCCGGGGGCAGGAAGCCGAAGCGCAGGCGGACTTCAGGATGGCCCGCAGATTGGAGGCGGACGAGACGCAGCACTGA